In one Pseudarthrobacter oxydans genomic region, the following are encoded:
- a CDS encoding NAD(P)/FAD-dependent oxidoreductase, translating to MLNLNRDVVVVGAGPSGLTAARELKKAGLSVAVLEARDRVGGRTWTDTVDGAMLEIGGQWVSPDQTVLLDLLQELGLRTYPRYREGDSMYIGKDGIPVRYAGDTFPVDPDTEAEMNKLISLLDGLAAEIGPTEPWAHPKARELDTVSFHHWLRRHSANEEACSNIGLFIAGGMLTKPAHAFSALQAVLMAASAGSFTHLTDEDFILDRRVVGGMQQVSLLLAQELGDDVVLNSPVRTINWEPDADGGHRVTVESDRATVNARFVIMAVPPNLYSRVSFNPPLPRRQHQMHQHQSLGLVIKVHAVYSRPFWRNSGLSGTCFGAGSLVQEVYDNTNFGDTRGTLVGFVSDEKADAVFELGADERQRAILESIAGFLGAEALEPEVYYESDWGSEEWTRGAYASSYDLGGLHRYGKDQHVPVGPIYWSSSDLAAEGYQHVDGAIRMGLRTAASIREAAKLPVPA from the coding sequence ATGCTGAACCTGAACCGCGACGTCGTGGTCGTCGGAGCCGGGCCCTCGGGACTCACCGCAGCCCGCGAACTGAAGAAGGCCGGCCTCAGCGTCGCCGTGCTGGAGGCCCGCGACCGCGTAGGCGGCCGCACCTGGACCGACACCGTGGACGGGGCCATGCTCGAAATCGGCGGCCAGTGGGTTTCCCCGGACCAAACCGTGCTCCTGGACCTCCTCCAGGAACTCGGCCTCCGGACCTACCCGCGCTACCGGGAGGGCGATTCCATGTACATCGGCAAGGATGGCATCCCGGTTCGCTACGCCGGCGACACCTTCCCCGTGGACCCGGACACCGAAGCCGAAATGAACAAGCTCATCAGCCTGCTGGATGGCCTCGCCGCCGAGATCGGCCCCACCGAGCCCTGGGCCCACCCCAAGGCCCGGGAACTGGACACCGTCTCCTTCCACCACTGGCTGCGCCGGCACTCCGCGAATGAAGAGGCCTGCAGTAACATCGGCCTCTTCATCGCCGGCGGCATGCTCACCAAGCCGGCCCATGCCTTCTCCGCCCTGCAGGCTGTGCTGATGGCCGCCTCCGCGGGGTCCTTCACCCACCTCACGGACGAGGACTTCATCCTGGACCGGCGTGTTGTGGGCGGCATGCAGCAGGTCTCGCTGCTGCTGGCGCAGGAGCTGGGGGACGACGTCGTCCTTAACTCTCCGGTGCGTACCATCAACTGGGAGCCGGACGCCGACGGCGGCCACCGCGTCACCGTCGAATCGGACCGTGCCACCGTCAACGCCCGGTTCGTGATCATGGCGGTGCCGCCCAACCTCTACTCGCGGGTCTCCTTCAACCCGCCGCTGCCGCGCCGCCAGCACCAGATGCACCAGCACCAGTCCCTGGGCCTGGTCATCAAGGTCCATGCCGTCTACAGCCGCCCGTTCTGGCGGAACTCCGGCCTCTCCGGCACCTGCTTCGGCGCCGGGTCCCTGGTCCAGGAGGTTTACGACAACACCAACTTCGGCGATACCAGGGGCACCCTGGTGGGCTTCGTCTCCGATGAAAAGGCCGACGCCGTCTTCGAGTTGGGTGCCGACGAACGCCAGCGTGCCATCCTGGAGTCGATCGCCGGCTTCCTCGGCGCTGAAGCGCTTGAGCCCGAGGTCTACTACGAGTCCGACTGGGGCTCGGAGGAATGGACCCGCGGCGCCTATGCCTCCAGCTACGACCTCGGCGGGCTTCACCGCTACGGCAAGGACCAGCACGTGCCGGTCGGACCCATCTACTGGTCCTCCTCCGACCTCGCCGCGGAAGGCTACCAGCACGTGGACGGCGCAATCCGGATGGGGCTCCGCACCGCTGCCAGCATCCGCGAAGCAGCGAAGTTGCCCGTTCCGGCCTAA
- a CDS encoding pyridoxamine 5'-phosphate oxidase family protein, which translates to MTDTGSISKVTDIINHSHIGMLTTINEEGALVSRPLAVQDVKDDGDMWFFTGLGTSQVAHVRADPRVNVSFGKNTEWVSVAGTAEVVTDRAKIREMWNQAVEAWFPDGPDTPEVCLLRIDSDSAEYWTSPGGTAATVLQWAKSKVTNSRMSVGESGRVEL; encoded by the coding sequence ATGACCGACACCGGGAGCATCAGCAAGGTTACGGACATCATCAACCACTCCCACATCGGGATGTTGACTACCATCAACGAGGAAGGCGCACTCGTCAGCCGGCCGCTCGCCGTCCAGGATGTTAAGGACGACGGCGACATGTGGTTCTTCACGGGCCTCGGCACCTCACAGGTTGCGCATGTCCGGGCTGACCCGCGCGTTAACGTTTCCTTTGGCAAGAACACCGAGTGGGTTTCCGTCGCGGGGACCGCAGAGGTGGTGACGGACCGGGCAAAGATCCGTGAAATGTGGAACCAGGCTGTCGAAGCGTGGTTCCCCGACGGACCGGACACCCCCGAGGTGTGCCTGCTCCGGATCGACTCCGACTCAGCCGAATACTGGACCAGCCCTGGCGGAACGGCCGCCACGGTGCTCCAGTGGGCCAAGTCCAAGGTCACCAACAGCCGGATGAGCGTCGGCGAGAGCGGCAGGGTGGAGCTTTAG
- a CDS encoding DUF6919 domain-containing protein, which produces MDPQELPTRDQFGRLLEDRGVWRQATTLAAAGELTARWLEGASQYQPGTFAPGFDDETRPLAAALAELNRNGIFTKESQPGIRTESAAQRQYVTGFCSAAAATALLALSTRTELVTVAHAPGEASSAAIPVTLTGTEVTTVLGSSENPVEEEQVQDWADETNDALALLLSDSWYVEVFDPAWGRNDLLLPEVLAALQRVELD; this is translated from the coding sequence ATGGATCCTCAGGAATTGCCAACCCGTGACCAGTTCGGCCGGCTGCTGGAAGACCGCGGGGTCTGGCGGCAGGCCACGACGCTTGCGGCCGCCGGCGAGCTGACCGCCCGGTGGCTGGAAGGGGCAAGCCAGTACCAGCCGGGCACGTTCGCGCCCGGCTTCGACGATGAAACCCGGCCGCTTGCTGCTGCCCTCGCCGAGCTGAACCGAAACGGGATTTTCACGAAGGAGTCCCAGCCCGGCATCAGGACCGAATCGGCTGCGCAGCGGCAGTACGTAACAGGATTCTGCTCCGCCGCCGCGGCCACTGCGCTGCTGGCCCTGTCCACCCGCACGGAACTGGTGACGGTGGCCCATGCTCCCGGTGAGGCCAGCAGCGCAGCAATACCTGTGACCCTGACCGGGACAGAAGTGACCACGGTCCTCGGGTCAAGCGAAAATCCGGTGGAGGAGGAGCAGGTCCAGGACTGGGCGGACGAAACCAACGATGCCCTGGCCCTGCTGCTGTCCGACTCCTGGTACGTGGAGGTCTTCGATCCCGCCTGGGGACGGAATGATCTCCTGCTGCCGGAGGTTCTCGCAGCGCTGCAAAGGGTGGAGCTGGACTAA
- a CDS encoding VOC family protein has protein sequence MRIKMCSIHVKDPAAAHAFYTGTLGFETLMAMPEYNLYIIKDPGAGNGSVGLLLEPSDNPIGATYMNAVHDAGLPAVVFGVPDVQAEYERLLAAGVSFKSGPTEDPSGISAVFDDGCGNFVQLHQD, from the coding sequence ATGAGAATCAAAATGTGCAGCATCCACGTCAAGGACCCGGCCGCCGCCCACGCCTTCTACACAGGGACCCTGGGCTTTGAGACCCTGATGGCCATGCCGGAGTACAACCTGTACATCATCAAGGACCCGGGCGCCGGCAACGGATCTGTCGGGCTGTTGCTGGAGCCCAGCGACAACCCCATCGGCGCCACGTACATGAATGCAGTGCACGACGCCGGGCTCCCCGCCGTAGTGTTCGGCGTCCCGGATGTGCAGGCTGAGTACGAGCGCCTGCTCGCGGCCGGGGTCAGCTTCAAGAGCGGCCCCACGGAGGATCCCTCCGGGATCAGCGCTGTGTTTGACGACGGCTGCGGGAACTTCGTCCAGCTGCACCAGGACTGA
- a CDS encoding DUF5997 family protein, which yields MTSANSQSMKPATVAKKLGIYLPATPQEFQDSTITRAEFAELQANPPEWLAELRRNGPHPRPVVAQKLNVSISGLARGGVEEALTTAEITALLQAPPQWLVTERATHAAVRAEAQRVKEESSKKEAKKARAKAE from the coding sequence ATGACCTCTGCAAACTCCCAGTCCATGAAGCCGGCCACCGTTGCCAAGAAACTTGGCATCTATCTGCCCGCAACACCGCAGGAGTTCCAGGATTCAACCATCACGCGTGCCGAGTTCGCCGAGCTCCAGGCCAACCCGCCGGAGTGGCTCGCCGAGCTGCGCCGCAACGGCCCGCATCCCCGCCCGGTGGTGGCGCAGAAGCTGAACGTTTCCATCAGCGGGCTGGCCCGTGGCGGCGTCGAGGAAGCGCTGACGACGGCGGAAATCACCGCGCTGCTCCAGGCTCCCCCGCAGTGGCTGGTCACCGAGCGCGCCACGCACGCCGCCGTCCGGGCCGAGGCCCAGCGCGTCAAGGAAGAATCCTCCAAGAAGGAAGCCAAGAAGGCCCGCGCCAAGGCCGAATAG
- a CDS encoding LysR family transcriptional regulator substrate-binding protein, with protein MAGFMDWEFAEVMLQGYPGGRYCEDVPSDNIPQSPAPAESPEQEAPRVLRFAYVAGVTPGKWIRRWEERVLDVPLESFMSDDGAQVEVLRNGSAELSFVRLPVEREGLNVIPLYEEQPVVVAPKGHEISVFEEVALADLGEETFLDVAEMGGPEAALQVVASGAGLVILPMSVARHFNVKDTVARRLTGAPGTEIALVWPADSTDEVIEEFIGIVRGRTAQSSRQPSAQPTKVKKDPKPDRRGTGAKKAPKVAQRYAPNPDKGRGKGSRKKGKR; from the coding sequence GTGGCCGGCTTCATGGACTGGGAGTTTGCAGAGGTCATGCTTCAAGGGTATCCGGGCGGACGGTACTGTGAAGACGTGCCCTCCGACAACATCCCCCAAAGCCCTGCCCCCGCTGAATCTCCGGAGCAGGAGGCACCCCGCGTGCTCCGGTTCGCCTACGTGGCCGGCGTGACGCCCGGGAAGTGGATCCGCCGCTGGGAAGAGCGCGTTCTGGATGTCCCGCTGGAGTCTTTTATGTCCGACGACGGCGCGCAGGTTGAAGTGCTGCGCAACGGTTCCGCCGAGCTCAGCTTTGTCCGGCTTCCCGTGGAGCGCGAGGGCCTGAACGTCATTCCGCTCTATGAGGAGCAGCCGGTGGTGGTGGCGCCCAAGGGCCACGAAATTTCGGTCTTTGAAGAGGTGGCCCTCGCGGACCTTGGCGAAGAAACCTTCCTGGACGTGGCGGAAATGGGCGGGCCCGAAGCTGCCCTTCAGGTGGTGGCCTCAGGGGCCGGCCTGGTGATCCTGCCGATGTCCGTTGCCCGGCATTTCAACGTCAAGGACACCGTGGCGCGGCGGCTGACAGGCGCCCCGGGCACGGAAATCGCCTTGGTGTGGCCCGCGGATTCCACGGACGAAGTGATCGAGGAATTCATCGGGATCGTGCGCGGCCGGACGGCGCAGAGTTCCCGCCAGCCTTCGGCGCAGCCAACGAAGGTAAAGAAGGATCCCAAGCCGGACCGGCGCGGAACCGGAGCCAAGAAGGCGCCCAAGGTTGCCCAGCGGTACGCCCCGAACCCGGACAAGGGCCGGGGCAAGGGCTCCCGGAAGAAGGGCAAGCGCTAG
- a CDS encoding DUF3618 domain-containing protein — translation MSDNPDAIRSDIEATRARLGTNVDAVADKVTPSNIVHRQTDKVKDAVTGVKEKIMGTADSATNTVQNRMHSGAGHTSNAMHSTGDTLHGARDNVASTLSDAGTAISNAPDQVKAKTQGNPLAAGLIAFGAGMLISSLIPASDKEREAAQQLKTAAEPLATQVTDAAKDMAQDLKEPAQQAMENVKATATDAAQNVKTEGQHAATDVKDRATDATDHVKNT, via the coding sequence ATGAGCGATAACCCGGACGCAATCCGTTCAGACATAGAAGCCACCCGCGCCCGCCTGGGCACCAACGTTGACGCGGTCGCCGACAAAGTCACCCCGTCCAACATCGTCCACCGCCAAACCGACAAAGTAAAAGACGCGGTCACCGGCGTGAAGGAGAAAATCATGGGCACAGCAGACTCAGCCACCAACACCGTCCAGAACCGGATGCACTCCGGCGCCGGGCACACCAGCAACGCGATGCACTCCACCGGGGACACCCTGCACGGGGCCAGGGACAACGTGGCCTCCACGCTGTCCGACGCCGGCACCGCGATCTCCAACGCCCCGGACCAGGTCAAAGCCAAAACCCAGGGCAACCCCCTGGCCGCGGGCCTGATCGCGTTCGGCGCCGGGATGCTCATCTCCTCCCTGATCCCCGCCAGCGACAAGGAACGCGAGGCAGCCCAGCAGCTCAAGACCGCCGCCGAGCCCCTCGCCACCCAGGTCACCGACGCCGCTAAGGACATGGCCCAGGACCTCAAGGAACCCGCCCAGCAAGCCATGGAAAACGTCAAAGCCACCGCCACCGACGCCGCCCAAAACGTCAAAACCGAAGGCCAACACGCCGCCACCGACGTCAAAGACCGCGCCACAGACGCCACAGACCACGTCAAAAACACCTAG